The Candida dubliniensis CD36 chromosome 5, complete sequence genome has a window encoding:
- a CDS encoding retrotransposon Tca2 polyprotein, putative (transposable element) gives MLLCVNFNEKHVIFAKQSLNTNLFTGPSRGKVYSNGKMFMDNNSFIEDEGEEKGYLNSINAMTKLVDPRIDQVVANPDGRKDLYYYHLITGHMSIRSLIRLHEQGRIKCSIDDQDAKDQIKGCKQCILVNAKQHSHNKTTQSPPERSLYRFHCDTMGPYHVGHVKYYITLITDHYSGFSFAIVKTEKRFTKEILDLFEHLHADLYPKKIARFRSDNAKEFPTEAELGTLRIKKEVLPPYSPEMNGMAESHNNVLKRRMLYVVLNFPNRYKELLIFFCEIVAYAVFIKNHTPSERVETHKGWTPHELFYGRRYRPNYHQFGVDVFVILSNKQEADALGVQFIKGFHRGVPGIFLGYGNDSNVYLIQLVDGNYTRRLFVNVRFLGSMNNINTFLDTFGEKMRKNMDESGNFPFFEDSSRNELLNGRYVPYEDHLPTQGTSSQDVSSDRPTTIEPTATNINMDELIAEVPDEFLQNNIAGDFLTQQGFTFPSLQVTGKLLEHQSEQSLAPYNWMSKDNMEYSKMGSDHKYLGQNDTENIEPNKNQQVNISEPSFQSSMANKPNESDLGVLPTADGIRHGVPNARGETTQDGTVSSNIDMHQPYSTIPTHRPPPPVGKNVQFSGVNNDSTTLLPSEWGLPPQQHLSNGGAYESSPVSNVTTSVRLSASTMNIDVGNKNSIKRTKIDRHPLLPNKETVNEISVRIEALKNEHNLNKTLDTIADSYLFTRTSELKNENMAYYKGNGRVSKPPMLLNNLKIIDELIPPTKHISSIEARLETSTGDLNDIENDIDFSVYGVEKYVDYNDENWRRSMDNEMKKFKEMNVYQVVKKKKNFRMIPAKWVHSYKPNDPKGEFFRSRCVVQGFRQIPGLDFDKNCVSSPVTDLTTIRVLTAIAVESKAQIHHIDIKSAYLNATLPKDTPIFVKPPPGYDDGIHCWRLVKAVYGLKQSGFEWHSHVSKTLKKMGLYQCENVEGLFMLEKGNEKIYIALYVDDLFVVASSNQFFNKFMDDLEAKFSLNYIGEISEYLGIEFQKNAFGYELHQNKFVKRLIEAFPTEIMKGADLPRTPDNIFKNGKYKIIDDNTGKPLKNQKDIPIPDEYIYEDSNSPRLDKEHHDLYRSIVGMLLWLTNNTMPSISYGTNALAAKCHEPTENDYKHLMQMIKYLYKNNNERLIMRRNQTKDISEDSNVIYAYSDASFAADLDRHSVSGFAIYLNGNLVSWGTKKQRSITKSSMACELIALGETVDRSMIIRQIVQSIGYSAPKIIIFEDNQPVIMNSYNRKSSAIRRSVDICLKTIRQLILEYKLLSVVYINTKLNVADLLTKAVNNNTMKTLKPLLYDKGNLDGVRKLIKDNFTSHGPVEMGQHSLVYNIITPTEEIKESYYVAPDNVQSKVESRNNKHPEISGGIAHIKRLSMP, from the coding sequence ATGTTATTGTGTGTAAATTTTAACGAAAAACATGTTATCTTTGCCAaacaatcattaaataCCAATCTTTTCACTGGACCATCGAGAGGAAAAGTATACTCGAATGGGAAGATGTTTAtggataataattcattcatCGAAGATGAAGGTGAAGAGAAAGGTTATTTAAACAGCATCAATGCCATGACAAAACTAGTTGATCCAAGAATTGATCAAGTTGTGGCAAACCCCGATGGTAGAAAAGACTTATACTACTATCATTTGATCACTGGTCACATGTCAATTAGATCATTAATAAGATTGCATGAACAAGGAAGAATCAAATGTTCCATTGACGATCAAGATGCGAAAGATCAGATCAAAGGTTGCAAACAATGTATACTTGTTAATGCAAAACAACATTCGCATAACAAAACAACTCAGTCTCCACCCGAGCGGAGTTTATACAGGTTTCATTGTGATACCATGGGACCTTACCATGTCGGTCATGTGAAGTATTATATCACATTGATAACTGATCACTATAGTGgattttcttttgcaaTAGTGAAAACAGAAAAGAGATttacaaaagaaattttagaTCTTTTTGAACACCTACATGCTGACCTTTACCCAAAGAAAATTGCAAGGTTTAGGTCGGATAATGCCAAAGAGTTTCCAACTGAGGCAGAGTTAGGCACTTTAagaataaagaaagaagttTTACCTCCTTATTCACCTGAAATGAATGGGATGGCAGAATCGCATAATAACGtattgaaaagaagaatgtTATATGTGGTGTTAAACTTCCCTAACCGGTACAAAGAATTACTTATATTCTTTTGTGAGATTGTTGCTTACGCcgtatttattaaaaatcaTACGCCGTCTGAGCGAGTCGAAACCCACAAGGGTTGGACGCCACATGAACTATTCTACGGACGTAGATATAGACCAAACTACCACCAGTTCGGGGTAGATGTGTTTGTCATACTCCTGAATAAACAGGAAGCAGATGCATTAGGTgtccaatttatcaaagGATTTCATAGAGGTGTACCAGGTATCTTCTTGGGTTATGGTAATGACTCCAATGTCTACCTTATCCAGTTAGTCGATGGTAATTATACCAGAAGATTATTTGTGAATGTTAGATTTTTAGGATCTATGAACAATATTAATACATTCCTAGATACTTTCGGCGAAAAAATGCGGAAGAATATGGATGAGTCTGGGAACTTTCCATTCTTCGAAGATTCGTCTAGAAATGAACTACTCAATGGTCGCTATGTCCCTTATGAAGATCACTTGCCAACACAAGGTACATCATCCCAAGATGTCTCCTCAGATAGACCAACCACAATTGAACCGACAGCtaccaatatcaatatGGATGAATTAATAGCAGAGGTACCAGACGAATTCTTACAGAACAATATAGCTGGAGATTTCTTAACTCAACAAGGATTTACTTTTCCACTGTTGCAAGTTACTGGAAAATTGTTGGAACATCAATCAGAACAAAGTCTTGCTCCATATAACTGGATGAGTAAAGACAACATGGAATATCTGAAAATGGGGAGTGATCATAAATATTTGGGACAGAACGACACGGAAAATATTGAACCCAATAAGAACCAACAGGTCAATATTTCAGAACCATCTTTTCAAAGTTCAATGGCAAACAAGCCTAATGAATCAGATCTTGGTGTATTACCTACTGCAGATGGTATACGTCATGGAGTACCTAACGCCCGGGGCGAGACAACTCAAGATGGGACAGTCAGTTCTAACATAGATATGCATCAACCGTATTCAACAATACCAACTCACAGACCGCCCCCGCCAGTAGGGAAGAATGTTCAATTCCTGGGAGTTAACAACGACTCTACGACATTACTTCCATCTGAGTGGGGATTACCACCTCAACAGCATCTCAGTAATGGGGGAGCATACGAGTCGCTGCCGGTTTCTAACGTTACCACTAGTGTCCGATTATCAGCCTCAACCATGAACATTGATGTGGGAAATAAAAATAGTATCAAGAgaacaaaaattgatagGCATCCTTTACTTCCGAATAAGGAAACAGTGAATGAGATTTCAGTTAGAATCGAagcattgaaaaatgagCATAATCTAAATAAAACATTAGATACCATTGCAGATTCTTACTTATTCACTAGAACATCTGAActcaaaaatgaaaatatggCTTACTACAAAGGTAATGGTAGAGTCTCAAAGCCACCAATGCTTCTTAACAACTTGAAGATTATTGATGAGCTTATCCCACCAACGAAACACATTTCTAGCATAGAAGCAAGACTAGAAACACTGACAGGTGACTtgaatgatattgaaaacgATATTGATTTTAGTGTTTATGGTGTGGAAAAATACGTGGattataatgatgaaaattggAGAAGATCCATGGACAATGAGATGAAAAAGTTCAAAGAAATGAACGTCTACCAAGtagtgaagaagaaaaagaactTCAGAATGATACCCGCAAAATGGGTTCATTCATATAAGCCAAATGACCCGAAAGGGGAATTTTTCAGGAGTCGGTGCGTTGTCCAAGGATTTAGGCAAATCCCTGGACTCGATTTTGATAAGAATTGTGTCCTGTCACCAGTTACTGACCTTACTACCATCAGGGTCTTGACAGCGATAGCCGTAGAAAGCAAGGCTCAAATTCACCATATCGATATAAAGTCAGCATATCTCAACGCGACTTTGCCAAAAGATACTCCGATTTTCGTTAAGCCACCTCCTGGATATGATGACGGTATACATTGCTGGAGGTTGGTGAAAGCGGTGTATGGACTCAAGCAATCAGGCTTCGAGTGGCATTCCCATGTCAGTAAGacattaaagaaaatgggATTATATCAATGTGAGAATGTCGAAGGACTTTTTATGCTCGAAAAAggtaatgaaaaaatatacATTGCACTATACGTCGATGACTTATTCGTCGTTGCCTCCAGTAATCAGttcttcaataaattcatgGACGATTTGGAGGCAAAATTCAGTCTAAACTATATTGGTGAGATTCTGGAATATTTAGGAATTGAATTTCAGAAAAATGCTTTTGGCTATGAACTTCACCAAAACAAGTTTGTTAAAAGATTGATTGAAGCTTTCCCAACAGAAATAATGAAAGGTGCTGATCTACCACGTACTCCagataatattttcaagaatggaaaatataaaatcattgatgATAACACAGGTAAACCTTTGAAGAACCAGAAGGATATACCAATACCAGACGAATACATTTATGAAGATAGTAATTCTCCCCGTTTGGACAAAGAACATCATGATTTATATCGGAGTATTGTGGGTATGTTATTGTGGCTAACAAATAATACCATGCCATCAATTTCATACGGAACTAATGCTCTCGCAGCAAAATGCCACGAACCCACAGAAAATGATTACAAACATCTTATGCAAATGATCAAGTATTTGtacaaaaataacaatgaaAGATTAATCATGAGACGGAATCAAACGAAAGACATTAGTGAGGATTCAAATGTGATCTATGCTTATTCTGATGCTTCATTTGCGGCAGATTTGGATAGGCATTCTGTTTCAGGTTTTGCCATTTATCTCAATGGTAATCTTGTATCTTGGGGGACTAAGAAACAAAGGAGTATAACTAAAAGCTCCATGGCATGTGAGTTAATTGCATTAGGGGAGACTGTTGATAGATCTATGATTATCAGAcaaattgttcaatcaattggttACAGTGCTCCCAAGATCATTATATTTGAGGATAACCAGCCAGTAATTATGAATTCCTATAATCGGAAATCTTCTGCTATCAGAAGACTGGTGGATATATGTCTTAAAACAATCAGACAACTTATTCTCGAATATAAACTACTTTCTGTTGTGTACATCAATACCAAACTCAATGTTGCTGACTTATTAACTAAGGCAGTGAACAATAACACCATGAAAACACTTAAACCTTTATTATATGACAAAGGGAACTTGGACGGCGtaagaaaattgattaagGATAATTTTACTTCGCATGGACCGGTCGAGATGGGTCAACACAGCTTGgtttataatattataaCTCCAACCGAGGAAATTAAGGAATCCTATTATGTTGCACCTGATAACGTTCAAAGTAAAGTGGAATCTCGGAATAATAAGCATCCGGAGATTAGTGGTGGTATTGCTCATATAAAGAGATTGAGTATGCCCTAA